TTTAAGGCCCTCGTCATTGACTTGGCCAGTCTTTACATctgatgaaaatgttttctttatcatAGTGTTGCTGCTGATGAAGCATCTCCTCATTACTTTTCATGCATTTCTCTGAACACCAAATTCATCCTGAAAGATGAAGATTAATGAGACTGTTCCAAGAcatgatgtttttctgctttgtcctttccatcattttgcTGGAGGTTGATCTTGGTTCTTGCAAAACTTTAAACCTTCCTTCAGTTTGTTTCTACGAGTTCTAACTTGGGTTTCTGCTGATGAGTGATTTGCATCTTGTGTTGTGGCCTCTGTATTTCTGCTCTAGGTCTTATTGAAGAGTTTTGCTTGATTGTGGCTCCGTACACCACTGGGTTCTTTCTTTATTCTAACATTTCTATTGCATTAGCTATTCGTACCTCTAATTGTTTTTCCCTTCATTCTTATATTTAGTGACtgtctggttttcatgttgattcgtcctttttaacaacaaacagtCATTTAGAGCTCTTTAATATTTGGTCTAACAGGACACCtggacaacacaaacacacttcctATTACATCTAATCACTCAAATTTTGGGTCATCGCAGAAGGATTGTGTTTCTTGTAAACTTGTGGAAATGAAGGTTTGTGTCCTTCATAATCTCAAATGTAGAAGGAAAtacattttgctttaaaatacCAGTGAGGTTAAATACTCACAAAAACCACTGTAAGTACCAAGACTCAACCCCAAAACATTCAGAGCATTAAAAACCATTAAACTTTGCTGTCATggctgaataataataatctgaagCTAGTTATGTTTTCTGCAGGTCGTACTTTCCTACAGCTTAAAGTGAGAGTTTACTGTGAGGTTGAGACATCGAATCAAACTTGATTCTGTTCAAGTCATATTTGTCACTTGAGGAAGACGTTCACAGATcatttacagaaagaaaaggggtaatacaaaatattaaaaccaaAGTTTagacagtaaagtaaaaagaaaaggagataAACCTGTATTTATGATtacctgtttctgtttggatGAGGAGGAACAGCATGAGTgttttaattaatcaaattaattcatcATTAGTGAATATGTAATGTCCTTCTCCTTCCAGATCGtccctcagtgtctctcctccagaagactccctcctctccagtcagctgccacGCTACAGGTTTCTACCCTGACAGAGCCTCAATGTcctggaggaaagatggagaggagattcatgaggacgtggaccatggagagatcctccccaaccatgatgggaccttccagatgagagttgatctgaacatttcctcagtcaaacctgaagactggagcaggtacgactgtgtgtttcagttctctGGTGCTGAGAACATCATCATCGCCAAACTGGACAAAGCTGTGATCAGAACCAACTGGGGTAAGAATCAGATCCTCCACTTGAACTTGAAATTactcttaaataaaacaaaataccaATAAACCAATCAGATATTTTCATAAACTAGCGACTGCTCCTCATCCCAGGTTTACTGGACACAGTAAACATCACATCTGCCAGAATACAAGGTGAGAAACTTCattattgtttcttttcagtttaaCTTTGCTCGGACATTCAAGCAAAGATCAAGACTTCTGAACAGACTGtaataaacaaatactgtatcctGTCCCGGCTGGAATCGAATCCAAAcgtaaaaataataattaatcattgaaaatgtaaacaattcCATGAGCTTTGAAACGTAAAGCTCTTTTAGATGGTTTGTGTGATGAATTAATTGATTAAGTCAAGTAAACTTGAGAGACTGAAGTGCAAATATTCTGCTGTTCCAGGCGTTCGTGTTAGAATTTCTTCACCCCTTCTTCCAGCCTTTATtccattcatcatcattttgttCTGCACGAACCTTTTCTACTGTATCTGCAAGAACGCTGAAGGTAAAGGAACATGTCTTTATCTAATTCTCACACTTATTGATGGTAgcgctttcaaaataaaacgtcCTCCCTCAACATTGGTGTTCAGCTTCACAGATATGAAGAGTTCTTCAAATGGAAGACAGGGAAACATACAAATTCAggttaaattagaaaatacagcaaatattCCACATGATATACAACAGCAATAGTCAGTAAAGCTATCAGAAATAGACAGCTCACTGTTGACTGGTCCATTACCTCGATGCTAACACAGGACGGGATCTACTATTAACATAGTAATGGAAATTAGCATAGCGACAGCATCAGTGTTAATAGTAGGTGGAGTTGGTCCAGGTTTCACCACCTGTTTAGAGACCAACGTGGGAACTATCTATATCATCCACACTGTTTGTGATTTGTCATTGTCTTATCTGTCTTCTCTTATACTGTCTAAATAATAATCTGCCATTTGTATTTCAGAGGACCGACCTGCTCATGGTAACCttcttttattgtaaaataacatcatgagacaaaatgttttgtacaatTGGTATTAAATTTACTGTTTGTTCCTTTGTCCTGACAGAAAATGAGTCCAACATTTAGAAAAGtgatttattcacttttattatTGAGTGTTTGtacaaatgacaataaaaacaagcaacaagTTTCCACAGTGAACTGTTTCATCAGCGGTTTGTAGTTTGTTCATGAGTGTCATAAACAAAAAAGGTGTCAAGGTGTTGAGTCTTCATactcaacaaacaaaaaaatagttCAGTTGTCTCCTATTCAACATCTGTACAGTAGCTTAAAAACGAACAATAAACACTGTAAGACTCAACCCAAAAACGTCATCAGGATTGTTTGTTCATTATCTTTTCAGTGCGATATCAGAGGTACCTGGGTTTAGTGTAAGTGTCACAGCTGAACGCAGGAAGGTTCAGTATCATCATTTAGTATTTAGACTTACAGAAGGTCCGAAGAGGCAAAGATCAGTGAACGGACAATGATCAGAAGACTCAACAGAATTTAATACAGACGAGATGCTGATTTAAATCATTCTGTACAAATGTAACATCAGAGTTCGACCAGGACTTTTCCTGGTTTGAGACATAACGTGTTGTAACATAAGCAAAtacttattttatcttttaactcAATTCACCTTCTTGTCATCAACTCTATTTCTCGTTGTGCATAAAGTCAACAAAACCACAACGGTTCAAAAACTGTAACCGATTATTCTCACGGCAGCAGGTCGAACAGGTAGAGGTCATCATTCCTACTGCATCGACTATTTGAAGatccagtttgttgttttcactgagGTTTGTTGAGGGACTGATCCttgagaaagaagaagaatggtGAGAGACAACATAAAGCCTTTTAATCCGgtaataaatatacatataactTACTGTATCGTTCACTTACCACACTGTCAGTTCTCCTGCAgttcacatgttgaagtgtcctcGGGCAAGACGTTGAACCTGGTTTCTcctggtgtgtgtatgtttattcGTAAGTTTAAGGATCTGACAaataactaaaatgtaaaatctaataCAAAGGTTCTACTTAATAAAAGGGGGATGTTCTgctaaaatttaaaaaattctaatatatttaataatctaCTGCACTCCTTTACGCTTTACACCACTTACTGTTATTTGCTTTAAAGCTTAGAATTAGCAGTTTATATAAAAGCATCAAGTTAAAgactaaattaatttaaattcttctttctcacctttcttcttcttgtaaACGATGAATCCTGCAGCAGCGATGAGGATGAGAACAAGAACAATCACTGTAGCAGTGATGGGTTTGGTCACGTTACTGGTCTTCTCCACTgag
Above is a genomic segment from Anabas testudineus chromosome 11, fAnaTes1.2, whole genome shotgun sequence containing:
- the LOC117152934 gene encoding hereditary hemochromatosis protein homolog, which gives rise to MMKTVFFLFLFCHAASADRPSVSLLQKTPSSPVSCHATGFYPDRASMSWRKDGEEIHEDVDHGEILPNHDGTFQMRVDLNISSVKPEDWSRYDCVFQFSGAENIIIAKLDKAVIRTNWGLLDTVNITSARIQGVRVRISSPLLPAFIPFIIILFCTNLFYCICKNAEGKGTCLYLILTLIDGSAFKIKRPPSTLVFSFTDMKSSSNGRQGNIQIQVKLENTANIPHDIQQQ